In the Paracholeplasma morum genome, AAGGAATCTACACCAGCTTCGATTAACTCGTTAATGTATTCAATAGTCATTAAGTCTTTAGCACTCATTAAATATGAAGACTCTGAGATGACCTCATCATCCTTTATAAGTTCGTAAGGTAAACGGCAACTGTAGCTACATGCCCCACGATTTCCGCTACGCTTGTTTAAGATTGAACTCATCAAACAGTTTCCCGAATATGACACACAAAGCGCCCCATGAATGAACACTTCTAATTCAATATCTATCTCTTGTTTAATTTGTCTAATCACATCAATGCTTGTTTCTCTAGCGAGAATCACGCGTTTAACCCCCAAGGATTTTAAGAACTTCACATGGGCGATGTTGTGTGCATTGACTTGAGTCGATGCATGAATTGGTGTATTTGGATATCGATCACAAAAAAGCTTAATTAGGCCTAAATCTTGGACGATTAAAGCGTCTATTTTATGTTTAACTAGCGTATCTGTATACGATAACAACGCTTCAATTTCATTGTCAAACATTAATGTATTAACAACAATATAAACTTCTACACCCCGAGTATGAGCGTAAAAGATGGATTCTTCTAATTCTGTTTCACTGAAATTATCGGCAAACGCTCTGGCACCATACCTCTGGCCAGCCATGAATATCGCGTTTGCCCCTGCATTGATTGCTCCAATAAATGAAGCTTTTGTGCCTGCAGGTGCTAGTAATTCTACTCTATGCATTCTATCCCTCAATCCAAAAAAATTATATCACTTATCCTAAGATAAATATATCTTTTTCAAGTGAAACTATTTCATTATTTTCTAACTTTTGTTATAGTTTTAGTAAGGAGCGTGACCCTATGAAAGACTTAGACATCTTAACAAACCACTTATACGCCCATCGCGGATTGCACAATCACGACAAAGGGATTTATGAAAATACTCTAAAAGCTTTTGATGAAGCGATTAAACATGGTTTTGGAATCGAGCTTGACACCAACATTTTAAAAGATGGAACTGTAGTAGTGTTCCATGATAAGAACTTAAAAAGATTATGTGGGATTGATATGGCTCTAAAAGATGTAACTTATGAAATGATTAAAGACTATAAGATTATGGATTCCAACGAAACCATCCATACCTTAGAAGCGGTATTAGACTACATCAATAACCGTGTCCCCATCATGATTGAAATTAAGCCATTTGGCGATAAAGCGAGACATGCAGAAACGGTTTACAATATCATTAAAAAGATTAATAGCCCAATCGTCATTCAATCTTATAACCCATATATCGTTTATTGGTATAAGAAAAATGCCAAAGAAGTCATAAGAGGTCAAATCAGTGAGTTCTTTAGAGACTCTAATTTTACCTTCATCACCAAATGGATGATGAAAACACTAATTACCAACAAACTAACGAAACCAGATTTTGTCAATTACGGATTAAAAGATATCCCCAACAAATACATTGAAAAACAAAAG is a window encoding:
- a CDS encoding glycerophosphodiester phosphodiesterase family protein; translation: MKDLDILTNHLYAHRGLHNHDKGIYENTLKAFDEAIKHGFGIELDTNILKDGTVVVFHDKNLKRLCGIDMALKDVTYEMIKDYKIMDSNETIHTLEAVLDYINNRVPIMIEIKPFGDKARHAETVYNIIKKINSPIVIQSYNPYIVYWYKKNAKEVIRGQISEFFRDSNFTFITKWMMKTLITNKLTKPDFVNYGLKDIPNKYIEKQKKKGVKILAYAAKTEQELDYMRTHYDNAVFEGFIPTKIK